Proteins found in one Planctomycetota bacterium genomic segment:
- the purE gene encoding 5-(carboxyamino)imidazole ribonucleotide mutase encodes MGSVSDWETMQHACDTLAELGVAFEKKVVSAHRTPDLLFDYASTARDRGLKVIIAGAGGAAHLPGMAAAKTTLPVLGVPVQSRVLSGVDSLLSIVQMPAGVPTATFAIGKAGAINAALFAASILATSDDELRQRLDQHRDEQRDAVLAMELPS; translated from the coding sequence ATGGGCAGCGTCTCCGACTGGGAGACGATGCAGCACGCGTGCGACACGCTCGCGGAGTTGGGCGTCGCTTTCGAAAAGAAGGTCGTCAGTGCCCATCGGACGCCGGACCTGCTCTTCGACTACGCCTCGACAGCGCGCGATCGCGGACTGAAGGTGATCATTGCCGGAGCCGGCGGAGCGGCGCACCTCCCCGGCATGGCGGCCGCGAAGACAACGCTGCCGGTGCTGGGCGTGCCGGTGCAGAGTCGCGTCTTGAGTGGTGTCGATTCGCTGCTGAGCATCGTCCAGATGCCCGCGGGCGTGCCGACGGCGACGTTCGCGATCGGCAAGGCCGGTGCGATCAACGCGGCGTTGTTCGCTGCGTCGATCCTCGCCACGAGCGACGACGAACTGCGCCAGCGGCTCGACCAGCATCGCGATGAGCAACGCGATGCAGTCCTCGCGATGGAGCTTCCGTCCTAG